One Nostoc punctiforme PCC 73102 DNA window includes the following coding sequences:
- a CDS encoding Uma2 family endonuclease yields MTPQTIDQITTLEEQRFLLPGHYTWEEFEKLEALTADAPGLRITYLDGCVEFMTLGEQHEAIKSVIAIFLALYFFEKGINFIPVGSATRRAKEKGASFEPDESYYLGEKKENPDLAIEVNITSGSIDKLEKYKRFNITEVWFWENNQISVYHLTNNNYEQISQSQLLPDLDISLLVCCVLMPSIIEARTEFIKGIRQ; encoded by the coding sequence ATGACTCCACAAACCATAGACCAAATCACTACTCTCGAAGAACAGCGTTTTCTCCTACCTGGCCATTACACTTGGGAAGAATTTGAGAAACTTGAAGCATTAACAGCAGATGCGCCAGGTTTGCGGATAACTTATCTTGATGGGTGTGTGGAATTTATGACTCTTGGTGAACAACATGAAGCTATTAAAAGTGTGATTGCTATATTTTTAGCGCTTTACTTTTTTGAAAAAGGTATAAATTTTATCCCTGTAGGTAGCGCTACTCGTCGAGCAAAAGAAAAGGGAGCTTCCTTTGAACCTGATGAATCTTATTATTTAGGGGAAAAGAAAGAAAACCCCGATCTAGCAATTGAAGTAAATATTACTAGTGGCAGTATAGATAAGTTAGAAAAATATAAGCGTTTTAACATTACTGAAGTCTGGTTTTGGGAAAATAATCAAATATCTGTATATCACCTCACTAATAATAACTATGAGCAAATTTCTCAAAGCCAATTACTGCCAGACTTAGATATAAGTTTGTTAGTATGTTGTGTTTTAATGCCTTCAATAATTGAAGCAAGAACAGAGTTTATCAAAGGAATTCGGCAATAA